From a single Ignavibacteria bacterium genomic region:
- a CDS encoding PAS domain-containing sensor histidine kinase has translation MPNLHNYLISLINTFDTAHIVFDREGNLKSISENFRQVFQIDPVIIKTEGFGQLLYPKDREKFKRYFEKVLNREVDSDELVVRLLMKDRSFRKISIRIIDGTDDECVSGVIVFVRDITKKLNSKLFKDGFFNLSLDLFAILDYTGKIIELNEIWHEKFGYPREEFLKSGFSLILNRDERMAAETLYDWLKMTGAPLYDYEVECLTKGGETRYVSWSARIDPQIGLVFLVGRDFTDKKLTEKKLIESEAKLTAIIENTKDIIFSIDRDYRLMKFNAAFSDIIKSTYGFSPKVGYSVVDPKAKESTVLRWKALYDRALAGEEVEAFIEADPPNEMNHYEVSINPIRAESGDVMALAVFMKNVTDRVNAEEEQRKIANLLTEKNRDLLNFSFIATHNLRAPVSNLISLLSLYDKENTANVENIEIIQNFESSVRQLNETLQDLMQAVKIRDELNKKYEMVALQEILDSVKTRLESFIDGKEVEISSDFSEISQFCYSKADLDSIFYNLISNSIRFSENSRKCIIKIKSLQNGDDIILVFSDNGKGIDLERYGGRLFGLYQRFHSENAGKGLGLYLLNTQIKSSGGKIEVASQPGSGTEFKITIRRRKEE, from the coding sequence ATGCCAAACCTGCATAATTACTTAATTTCACTTATCAACACCTTTGACACTGCCCACATTGTGTTCGACCGGGAAGGTAACCTCAAATCAATTTCAGAAAACTTCAGGCAGGTTTTTCAGATCGATCCCGTCATTATAAAGACTGAGGGTTTTGGGCAATTACTGTACCCGAAAGACAGGGAGAAATTCAAAAGATACTTTGAAAAAGTTCTGAACCGGGAAGTGGATTCCGATGAACTTGTCGTTCGGCTTCTGATGAAAGACAGGAGTTTCAGAAAAATATCGATCAGGATCATAGACGGTACTGATGATGAATGTGTCTCGGGAGTTATTGTTTTCGTTCGTGATATCACAAAGAAGCTGAATTCTAAACTGTTCAAAGACGGTTTTTTTAACCTTTCTCTCGACCTTTTTGCCATACTTGACTATACAGGGAAGATAATTGAATTGAATGAGATATGGCATGAGAAATTCGGATATCCGAGAGAAGAATTTCTTAAGTCAGGATTTTCACTCATATTGAACCGTGATGAAAGAATGGCAGCAGAGACGCTTTACGACTGGCTCAAGATGACCGGGGCACCTCTATATGATTATGAGGTGGAATGTCTAACCAAAGGGGGTGAGACCCGGTATGTTAGCTGGTCGGCTCGAATTGATCCGCAAATTGGACTTGTCTTTCTTGTCGGAAGGGATTTTACAGATAAGAAGTTAACCGAAAAGAAGCTGATTGAGAGCGAAGCAAAACTTACAGCCATCATTGAGAACACAAAAGATATAATATTCTCAATTGACCGCGACTACCGTTTGATGAAGTTTAATGCAGCTTTTAGTGACATAATCAAGAGTACCTATGGGTTCAGTCCCAAAGTTGGTTATTCAGTAGTCGATCCCAAGGCAAAGGAGAGTACGGTCCTCAGATGGAAAGCGCTGTATGATCGTGCATTGGCGGGCGAGGAAGTGGAAGCTTTTATCGAAGCAGATCCACCAAATGAAATGAACCATTACGAAGTGTCTATCAATCCGATAAGAGCAGAGTCAGGTGATGTGATGGCTCTTGCAGTATTTATGAAGAATGTTACAGATCGTGTAAATGCAGAAGAGGAGCAGAGAAAAATAGCAAATCTTCTGACAGAAAAGAACAGGGATCTGCTCAATTTTTCATTTATTGCCACACACAACCTTCGGGCACCTGTTTCGAATCTGATCAGTCTGCTCAGTCTTTACGACAAGGAAAATACTGCAAATGTTGAAAATATTGAGATCATTCAGAACTTTGAAAGTTCTGTAAGACAATTGAATGAGACACTTCAGGACCTGATGCAAGCCGTAAAGATCAGGGACGAACTGAACAAAAAATATGAAATGGTGGCACTTCAGGAGATACTTGACTCGGTAAAGACACGATTGGAAAGTTTTATCGATGGGAAGGAAGTGGAGATTAGCTCCGATTTTTCGGAAATCTCTCAGTTCTGTTATTCAAAAGCTGACCTTGACAGTATATTTTACAATCTGATAAGTAATTCGATAAGATTCTCGGAAAACAGCAGGAAATGCATAATAAAAATCAAATCCCTCCAAAATGGGGATGACATTATATTAGTGTTTTCTGATAATGGTAAAGGGATAGACCTTGAGAGATATGGCGGGAGGTTGTTCGGGCTTTATCAAAGATTCCACTCTGAGAACGCAGGTAAGGGGCTCGGACTTTACCTTCTCAATACGCAAATCAAGTCGTCCGGTGGCAAAATCGAGGTAGCAAGTCAACCGGGTTCGGGTACGGAGTTTAAAATCACAATAAGAAGGAGAAAGGAAGAATGA
- a CDS encoding universal stress protein has protein sequence MFSSFRKAGLAVTFSPTGKMLLSEASRLQALFDFKLYLLHAGEKDESTEMRLNQLIAENISSPNHEIVWLSGDPAKAVIKKSKELNLDLLIIGALEKEKGFKNIIGSVARNIMRNCHCPILVFTKPEAERFGFKKIIVSVCYDGKGEYAAKVATQIARHDHPESFTFIKEINIPGLPSVVFDSGSTDETGSMRKELIDLERQKIRFFANEMGLHNEEFESEVLYGIEGWECLNYASEQKADLLVVTMGEKKLSFIDRIFMHDMEFLFERIPTNTLLYK, from the coding sequence ATGTTTTCTTCGTTCAGAAAAGCCGGTCTCGCAGTTACCTTCTCACCCACAGGAAAGATGCTGTTGAGCGAGGCGTCACGACTTCAGGCACTATTCGATTTTAAACTTTATTTGCTTCATGCCGGTGAGAAGGATGAGTCAACAGAGATGAGGCTCAACCAGTTGATCGCGGAGAATATCAGTTCCCCGAACCATGAAATAGTATGGTTAAGTGGTGATCCGGCAAAGGCGGTGATAAAAAAAAGCAAGGAGCTAAATCTTGATCTTTTAATAATTGGCGCACTTGAAAAAGAGAAAGGGTTTAAGAATATAATTGGATCTGTGGCACGGAACATTATGAGAAATTGTCATTGTCCAATTCTGGTATTCACAAAACCGGAGGCTGAAAGATTTGGATTCAAAAAGATAATAGTTTCCGTATGTTATGACGGAAAAGGGGAATACGCAGCCAAGGTCGCCACTCAGATTGCCCGTCACGATCATCCAGAGAGTTTCACATTCATAAAAGAGATAAACATCCCCGGTTTGCCGAGCGTCGTTTTCGATTCCGGTTCCACCGATGAGACCGGCAGTATGCGAAAAGAACTGATCGATCTTGAGAGACAAAAAATCAGATTTTTTGCAAATGAAATGGGGCTGCACAACGAAGAATTCGAGAGTGAGGTACTCTATGGAATAGAAGGCTGGGAGTGTCTCAATTATGCGAGTGAACAAAAAGCCGATTTACTGGTGGTAACCATGGGAGAGAAAAAACTCAGCTTTATCGACAGAATTTTTATGCACGACATGGAATTCCTATTTGAAAGAATTCCAACAAACACCCTGCTCTACAAATGA
- a CDS encoding cation:proton antiporter, with the protein MNHGEIVTFLLSISIMLFFARFLGEVFNKLKQPAIIGEIIAGIVLGPTIFGNLFPGLQQTLFPQSGNVTLVLNGIVQLAVIMLLIVSGLEVNLALIAKQGKTAFYTSSLGMAIPFILGFVPFYFFSNYFEVATDNKLIFGLFMGTAMSISALPVIARTLMDMNLLKSELGVIIIASAIVNDLFGWIFFSIIIGMISSGGESNVMIQVGGIFLFLFLLFAIGKPIIDRLIPRIQNKLSYPGSILSFIFITGLVAAAITEAAGIHAIFGAFMIGVVIGDSSHLKETTREIIHQFVTNIFAPLFFISIGLKVDFVAHFNPVLVLIVLVLAITGKVVGCGIGARLGGMSKPESMAIGFGMNSRGAMEIILGLLALQAKIINEEVFVALVVMALVTSLVSAPMMSFFLGSIKKFETLKQILDVKNIIFSSDNQKEKIIGKLTDFLAMQSGLNSAKIYQEVTAKDSYFSPVILPGLALPHAKMDVKRPFLAISINRNGYIYSADEEQSVFVTILLVSPVEKAETHLNILAEIVSAFKEEEAVSTLKETGEAGAVVKYFEERV; encoded by the coding sequence ATGAATCACGGTGAAATTGTAACATTTCTCCTCTCGATAAGCATTATGCTTTTCTTCGCCCGGTTTTTGGGTGAAGTGTTCAACAAGCTAAAGCAGCCTGCTATTATTGGTGAAATAATTGCCGGTATTGTGCTGGGCCCAACAATATTCGGAAATCTTTTCCCCGGATTGCAACAAACTCTTTTTCCTCAGTCGGGCAATGTAACTCTCGTTTTGAACGGGATTGTTCAACTTGCAGTCATCATGTTGCTGATCGTATCAGGGCTCGAGGTAAATCTTGCACTCATAGCAAAACAGGGGAAAACTGCATTTTACACCAGCAGTCTTGGTATGGCGATACCTTTCATTCTTGGATTCGTACCATTTTACTTCTTTTCAAACTATTTTGAAGTGGCAACGGATAACAAGTTGATTTTTGGCCTTTTCATGGGGACAGCAATGTCTATTTCAGCATTGCCTGTAATTGCCAGAACCCTTATGGATATGAATTTATTAAAGTCGGAGTTGGGTGTCATAATAATAGCTTCGGCAATAGTAAATGACCTGTTTGGTTGGATTTTCTTTTCAATAATCATTGGAATGATCAGCAGTGGTGGTGAATCGAATGTAATGATACAAGTCGGTGGCATTTTTCTTTTCCTCTTTTTGTTGTTTGCAATTGGAAAACCGATTATTGACAGATTGATTCCACGAATCCAAAACAAACTTTCATACCCGGGCAGTATTCTTAGCTTTATTTTCATTACAGGACTGGTGGCGGCTGCAATTACTGAAGCAGCAGGCATACATGCAATTTTCGGGGCTTTTATGATTGGTGTTGTCATCGGAGACAGCAGCCATCTGAAAGAGACAACCCGTGAGATAATCCACCAGTTTGTAACCAACATATTTGCACCTCTCTTTTTTATTTCCATCGGTCTAAAAGTAGATTTTGTTGCACACTTTAACCCGGTTCTTGTACTTATTGTTTTAGTACTTGCGATTACAGGAAAAGTAGTGGGATGTGGAATCGGAGCCCGTCTCGGGGGTATGAGCAAACCGGAGTCGATGGCGATAGGTTTTGGAATGAACTCCAGGGGAGCCATGGAGATAATCCTCGGGTTACTGGCACTTCAGGCTAAAATAATCAATGAGGAAGTGTTTGTTGCGTTGGTCGTTATGGCTCTGGTTACATCCCTTGTAAGTGCACCGATGATGAGTTTCTTCCTTGGATCGATAAAGAAATTTGAGACCTTAAAGCAGATACTTGATGTAAAAAACATTATTTTCTCTTCAGATAATCAGAAAGAAAAAATAATCGGAAAACTGACAGATTTTCTTGCAATGCAATCAGGTCTAAATTCGGCGAAGATTTATCAGGAAGTAACGGCAAAGGATTCATATTTTTCTCCTGTTATCCTGCCCGGACTTGCGCTTCCTCATGCGAAAATGGATGTAAAAAGGCCATTTCTCGCCATATCAATTAACAGAAATGGTTACATCTATTCTGCTGATGAGGAACAGTCGGTTTTCGTCACGATATTACTGGTATCACCTGTCGAAAAGGCAGAAACCCATCTGAATATACTTGCCGAAATTGTCTCGGCATTTAAGGAAGAAGAAGCTGTTTCAACATTAAAAGAAACCGGTGAGGCCGGTGCAGTAGTGAAGTATTTTGAGGAGAGAGTATAA